The genomic DNA GTTGGGATTCCATTCTCCCAAATGGAAAAATATCAGGTATTGAAATGAATTCCATGAATCATTATGCATACGGAGCAATTGAAGACTTTGTAATTGAGAAAATTATTGGTATTAACTTGCCAGATATAAACGATAATACAAATACTTACACGATTTCTCCACGATACCCTTCCCAGTTAGACTTCTTATCTGGAAAATTAGAAACAGTAAATGGAACGATTGCTGTGAACTGGGAAATTCAAAATGAAAATGTCAAATTGAGAATAGATGTTCCTGCACGAACCAATATAAATCTTATACTATTGAATGGCGAACGTAAAGCATTGCGAACAGGAACCTATCAATTTAGCGATGTTATTTTCCGAAATGACAGTTAGTGTTGATTTGGTATTTGTAAAATTTTCCTTTATAAACCTTTGACCGTGAGTCAAAGGTTTATTTATGGCTTCAAGCTAGATTTTTTCGAAGAAAACAATTAGTAAGTCACCTGCTATCTAGGTGGCGGAGGTATTTTAAAGTGTGTTAAAAATATCATTCAGGAAAATTAGCCTGACATGGACGATACATACAACAAAGAATATTTCATAAACGTACAAGCTAGTAGCCTCAAACTGCTAGTTTTTTCTTTCTACCTTCGGTCCATGGCCGAAGGTTTCTTTGTATTTTTCGTAAAAATAGGTTTTATTACTGAAACCGACGCTGAGGGCGATTTCTTGGATAGGGAGTTGGGTCGTTCTCAGTAATAATTGAGCCTTCATCAGTTTGCGTTGGGTGACTAGTTGGGTGAAGGTTTGGCCAGATTCTGCTTTGATGAGGTTGCTCAGGTAGTTTTTATTAAAACTCAGTCGCTGGGCTAGATCAGCAAGACCGATGCTAGCATATTCGCGGTCTATGATTTTCAATATTTGAGCGTAGGTTGATTCTTCTAAGTGTAAATCAACAGTTTTTTCAAGAGTTGGCAATAGGCGAGCCAATTGGTAGAAGAAAAGTGGCAGATAGTGTTTCAACATCTGTTGGGAAAATTCCTGCGGTAGCAAATATTCAGTCATCATTTCACTTAAAATCTGGCGGACAGGGCTATTTTCCTCCGTATGCAACAAAAGGAAATTGTCCCGTTTGAAGTGTTGGGAGGAATCTGACAGCAAGAACTGATATAGCAGGCTGTTCTCCCCCTGAAGTTGCTTGAGCCAGTTGATCGATACATCCTTGTTTTGAAACAAGAGATTAATCAGAATATCCTCATCCCCCAATGCCTCAATGGAATGCCGGCTTTCCACATCCATGAGCAGAATATCTCCCTCCTTCAATTCAAATTCCTGGCCGTTAATCTGCTGGCGACAACACCCCTTATAAACATAATTGATCTCTAAAAATTGATGGGTATGCTCTGGGTAAGCAGCAAAGCGACTGTGCTTGCTAATGAAAATATCCTTGTTTTGAAAGAAGAACTGTTGAGAGAGTTTTGGTGTCTGACTTACGGATTGCATGTCCAAATAATCTGATACGAATCCCTGTTTTTCCTGCAAGAGTTCATGCTCTGTTTTTCTTAATAATAACTGATCTAACAGATTCATTGCGATTCCCCCCAAAAAACTGTAAATTTGATACGTTTTTAATGTTCTATCGACATTGTACCATAAAACGAAATAAGGTTAAATAGAAGTATCAAAAAACAAAGGAGAAACCTCATGACCTATCATGTTGCCATTGATATTGGAGCATCTAGTGGCCGTGTGATCTTAGCAAATAAGATTGATGGATTGGAATTAAGAGAAATTCATCGTTTCAAAAATGGATTTGTGGAGGCTGACGGACATGACAGATGGGATATTGACCAGCTGGTTGACAATGTACTGATTGGGCTTGAAAAAGTGAAGCAATCTGGGGTAAACACCTGTACAATTGGTATTGATACCTGGGCTGTTGATTATTGTCTACTTGACAAAAATGGCAACCTACTAGCCCAACCAATTGCTTACCGGGATGCTAGAACTCAAGGGGCGATGGAACAAGTCTTTCAGCATATCTCAAAAGAAACCATTTATCAGAAAACAGGAATCCAATTTCTAAATTTCAATACCCTCTATCAGCTCTTTGTCGAAGACAGAAGTTTGTTGGAAAAAACAGATAAAATTCTTATGATTCCTGATTACATTGCCTACAGATTGACAGGAAAGATGACAGGAGAAGTGACCAATTGGTCAACGACCCAATTTATGAACCTTGAAACACGCACTTTTGACAAGGAGTTGTTGGAAGTGATTGGTATCGAGACTGGCAAGTTCCCTGATTTGATTGAAGCGGGTGGTTTCATCGGTCGGTTAGAAGTAGATGGATATGATCTACCAGAAGCACAAGTGATTGCAGTTGGCACACATGATACCGCTTCGGCCGTTGTGGGGGTTCCAGCGACTAGCGAGAACTGGGCCTATATTAGCTCAGGCACCTGGTCTTTGATAGGTATTGAATCTAAGCAGCCTATCGCCAATCAAGACAGCTATCTAGCCAATTATACAAATGAATGGGGCGCTTATCAGACATACCGATTCCTCAAAAACATTACAGGTATGTGGTGTGTCCAAGAAATTGCACGCCTGACAGATTATCGCTATTCCTTTAAGGAAATGGCAGAGCAGGCAGCCCTTGTTGAGCCATTCCAGCAAGAGATTGATTTGAATGACGATCGATTCACTAATCCTGAAAATATGATAGAAGAAATCAAAGAGGCTTGTCGTGAGATAGGGCAAAAAGTGCCTGAATCTATCGGAGAACTGGTTATGGCTGTCTATTCCAACTTAGCTAAGGCCTACGGACGAGAATTGAAGCAAGTTGAAGCATTAACTGGCCAGACCATCGATTGTCTTCATATCGTAGGTGGTGGCTCTAACATCAGCTTGCTCAACCAGCTAACCGCCAACGTCATCGGAAAAGAAGTGATTGCAGGACCAGGAGAGGCAACTGCAATTGGCAATATCCTAGTCCAGATGATTACGACAGGGGAGTTTGAAAATCTCCAAGAAGCTAGACAATGGTTAGCAGAAACATCTGAATTTGAAACATTTATACCACAACTGTAAGGAGAAAGAAATGAACGCTGAACAATTGAAACAAGCATATCAAGTTGCCAAAGAACGTTATGCATCTATCGGAG from Streptococcus oriscaviae includes the following:
- a CDS encoding AraC family transcriptional regulator codes for the protein MNLLDQLLLRKTEHELLQEKQGFVSDYLDMQSVSQTPKLSQQFFFQNKDIFISKHSRFAAYPEHTHQFLEINYVYKGCCRQQINGQEFELKEGDILLMDVESRHSIEALGDEDILINLLFQNKDVSINWLKQLQGENSLLYQFLLSDSSQHFKRDNFLLLHTEENSPVRQILSEMMTEYLLPQEFSQQMLKHYLPLFFYQLARLLPTLEKTVDLHLEESTYAQILKIIDREYASIGLADLAQRLSFNKNYLSNLIKAESGQTFTQLVTQRKLMKAQLLLRTTQLPIQEIALSVGFSNKTYFYEKYKETFGHGPKVERKN
- the rhaB gene encoding rhamnulokinase — translated: MTYHVAIDIGASSGRVILANKIDGLELREIHRFKNGFVEADGHDRWDIDQLVDNVLIGLEKVKQSGVNTCTIGIDTWAVDYCLLDKNGNLLAQPIAYRDARTQGAMEQVFQHISKETIYQKTGIQFLNFNTLYQLFVEDRSLLEKTDKILMIPDYIAYRLTGKMTGEVTNWSTTQFMNLETRTFDKELLEVIGIETGKFPDLIEAGGFIGRLEVDGYDLPEAQVIAVGTHDTASAVVGVPATSENWAYISSGTWSLIGIESKQPIANQDSYLANYTNEWGAYQTYRFLKNITGMWCVQEIARLTDYRYSFKEMAEQAALVEPFQQEIDLNDDRFTNPENMIEEIKEACREIGQKVPESIGELVMAVYSNLAKAYGRELKQVEALTGQTIDCLHIVGGGSNISLLNQLTANVIGKEVIAGPGEATAIGNILVQMITTGEFENLQEARQWLAETSEFETFIPQL